A DNA window from Vigna unguiculata cultivar IT97K-499-35 chromosome 10, ASM411807v1, whole genome shotgun sequence contains the following coding sequences:
- the LOC114167401 gene encoding aquaporin TIP2-1-like, giving the protein MGGIAFGRLDDSFGLTSIKAYIAEFISTLLFVFAGVGSAIAYGKLTSDAALDPAGLLAVAICHGFALFVAVSVGANISGGHVNPAVTFGLALGGHITILTGIFYWIAQLLGSIVACFLLSYVTGGLAIPTHSVASGVGVVQGVVTEIIITFGLVYTVYATAADPKKGSLGTIAPIAIGFIVGANILAAGPFSGGSMNPARSFGPAVVSGDFHDNWIYWVGPLIGGGLAGLIYGNVFIRSDHAPLSSEF; this is encoded by the exons ATGGGTGGCATTGCCTTCGGACGTTTGGATGATTCTTTCGGTTTAACCTCAATCAAGGCCTATATTGCAGAGTTCATTTCAACCTTGCTCTTTGTTTTTGCCGGTGTTGGATCAGCCATAGCCTATG GTAAGTTGACATCAGATGCAGCACTTGATCCTGCTGGGTTACTGGCGGTTGCTATTTGCCACGGTTTTGCACTTTTTGTTGCAGTTTCTGTTGGTGCCAACATCTCTGGTGGCCATGTCAACCCTGCCGTGACTTTTGGATTGGCTCTTGGTGGCCACATCACCATCCTCACCGGCATCTTCTACTGGATTGCACAGCTTCTTGGTTCCATAGTCGCATGTTTTCTTCTCAGCTATGTCACAGGAGGCTTG GCAATTCCAACCCACAGTGTGGCTTCTGGGGTTGGAGTTGTTCAAGGAGTTGTTACAGAGATCATAATCACATTTGGTTTGGTGTACACTGTGTATGCTACAGCAGCTGATCCTAAGAAGGGTTCATTGGGCACCATTGCACCCATTGCCATTGGTTTCATTGTTGGTGCGAATATTTTAGCAGCAGGACCATTCTCTGGTGGGTCGATGAACCCTGCACGCTCCTTTGGGCCTGCAGTTGTGAGTGGTGACTTCCATGACAACTGGATCTACTGGGTTGGACCTCTTATTGGTGGTGGTTTGGCTGGTCTCATCTATGGCAATGTGTTCATTCGCTCTGACCATGCACCTCTTTCCTCTGAATTTTGA
- the LOC114166304 gene encoding auxin-responsive protein IAA27-like, which produces MSTPFEHDYIGLAETPYMEKSCDKISSSVSSNLSSEDENSSSLNFKETELRLGLPGCEFSENKPGAAGISLFGKDLQSSGYSASSIPSNKNLKRGFSDAISSSSSSSGKWIFSASDASGDDLRNGCNKEVGLVPHSEKPPQVSATIEHATAPAAKAQVVGWPPIRSFRKNTMAYNMAKSNTETEEKSRVGCLYVKVSMDGAPYLRKVDLKTHCNYIELSSALEKMFSCFTIGQCSSRGVSGKEGLSERAFRDLVDGSEYVLTYEDKDGDWMLVGDVPWEMFTESCKKLRIMKGSEAIGLAPRAMEKSRSQY; this is translated from the exons ATGTCTACACCCTTTGAACATGATTACATAGGCTTAGCAGAAACTCCATACATGGAGAAAAGCTGTGATAAGATATCATCTTCAGTTTCATCCAACCTTTCATCTGAGGATGAGAACAGTTCATCTCTGAACTTCAAGGAGACTGAGCTGAGGCTTGGTCTACCAGGTTGTGAGTTTTCTGAGAACAAACCAGGAGCTGCAGGGATTTCTCTTTTTGGCAAGGATTTGCAGAGTAGTGGCTATTCTGCTTCCTCAATCCCTTCCAATAAGAATCTCAAAAGGGGTTTCTCTGATGCCATTAGTTCCTCCTCATCCTCTTCTGGGAAATGGATTTTCTCAGCCAGTGATGCATCTGGGGATGATTTGAGAAATGGGTGCAACAAAGAGGTTGGTTTGGTTCCTCACTCTGAGAAGCCACCTCAGGTTTCTGCAACAATTGAACATGCCACTGCTCCTGCTGCAAA AGCACAAGTTGTGGGATGGCCACCAATTCGATCTTTTCGGAAGAACACAATGGCTTATAATATGGCAAAAAGCAACACTGAAACTGAGGAGAAATCAAGAGTTGGTTGTCTTTATGTTAAGGTGAGCATGGATGGTGCCCCTTATCTCAGAAAGGTTGATCTGAAAACCCACTGCAACTATATTGAACTTTCTTCTGCTCTTGAGAAAATGTTCAGCTGCTTCACCATTG GTCAATGCAGTTCACGTGGAGTTTCTGGGAAAGAGGGATTGAGTGAGAGAGCTTTCAGGGATCTTGTTGATGGCTCTGAATATGTTCTTACTTATGAAGATAAAGATGGGGATTGGATGCTAGTGGGTGATGTGCCTTGGGA GATGTTCACTGAGTCGTGTAAGAAATTGAGGATAATGAAAGGTTCTGAGGCAATTGGATTAG CTCCAAGGGCAATGGAAAAATCTAGGAGCCAATACTAG